One Candidatus Obscuribacterales bacterium genomic window, TTGACGAACTCATAGGTCTTGTCGTCGTCAGGCAACGCAAAAAACTCATCTAGGGTGATGGATTTGCCAGTGGTGTGAACCATGCGCTGTGCTCCTAGGGAGGAAACTATGTTCAGTATAGTTCAGGGTGATGAAGGAAACAGGTAGTCGTCATCTTAAATCGAGCTAAAACGTTACGTGATCCATTCTTCTTACCCAGATGGGATATGAGGCTTTCGTCCCTGCCTATTTAGTAAAGGTTACATCTCTATCTAGGGGTGATGGATGTTGCGGCGGGAGGGCGATCGCGTATACCAATAGGCCCAGACAATGAGTACCGCTTGGAGTGGCAGCCTTAGCCAGAGCGCGATCTCGGGAATGTTAGGAAATTGATCAGGCTCCAAGGCCATCTGGAGGTTGGCAGGGAAGACGGCGATGAGCAACGCTATGATCCCCCAGGCAGCGATCGCTGAAGTGCGACGCACCAGTAGCAGGATGCCTAAGAGTATTTCAGCCACGCCGCTAATGTAGACCAGTTCCAGATGCCATGGTAAATAGGGTGGCATCATTCGCAGATAGAAATCGGCTGAGCGAAAGTGGTTCAGTCCTGCGACGATGAGCGCGATTCCTAGCACTACTTTGAGACTAGTCTTAACGTTTTTAATCACTATATCCTTGTAGAATACGACCTGCGTTATGACTAGCGTAGACGATCGAACCCTAGACATCAAGGTGCTTCAACAGACTCGTTGTCTAGATCGGTCATCAGTCACACTATCAGGATGCAATGTTCTTACCTGGTTTTTGAAGGATAAACATAGCTCCCAGAAGCAAAACAATTGAAATTTCCGTCGCCTGAATGATTGTAGGCATAGTCACTAAGGTAACTGCCTCAAGCATCGAGCTATAGCTAAGCTCGCCAAAACCACTCCATGCGCTCACACAAACACAGCCGTAAAGGCCAAGGATGAATCGTCTTACCCAAGCCTTTTCCAAAAGAACACCTATTAAGGCAACCAGCAATGCTGATATCAGTACAACTCTACCGATATCAGAAATCGTCAGGATTGAGTAAGATATTGCCCTCAAGGTTAATGACGAACCAGAAGAAATCAGAAAAACCAACAGTAAGATATTGTAATAGATGCCAAGTCTAGTATATTTTTTGGTATCGCCTTCATAATTTTGCGTCATGGCTTGCCCTGATATTAACGAACCTTAAACAAGGCTAGCTTCAACTGTCTAGTCTTGTTTAAGGTTTAAGTCTAACCATTACCCTAAATACCTAACCCGTGACGTGCTACGAGCGATCGCTCTCTTGGTTAACCGAAAAGCGATCGCCCTTGCTTACCTTACTCTACCTGGATGACAGCTAGATTAGCTCCTGTATAGTAGTGAGAAACAATTTGCTGATAGTTTTGCCCTTGGCTAGCCATTTCTCGTGCTCCCCATTGGCTGAGGCCTAGCCCATGCCCAAAGCCACGCCCCTGCACTTGGAACGACGTAGGTACCGGTACCGTGTTGCCCGTACTGGCTACATTGGGAAGACTCGGGGTTACCTCAAACAACGTACTGCGCAGGTCTAGCGCTTGACGCAGTTCATTGCCGCTGAGGGTGCGAGTTCCGGCATCGCCTACCACGCGCATGGTGATGATGCGACCTTGGTTGGTGCGGCGCTCTGGCTGCAGCGAAAGAATGTTGCCAACGCCTGTAATCCTTGCCCTGAGTTGATCTGCGCTAAAGGTTTCTGTCCATTGATAGACCGGAGCATTTTGGTCGAAATCTTGCACCGCCCGCAGGTAGGGGCGATAGCTTGTCCAAACATCTTCGACATTCTCGGTATACCCACCCGAGGCAGAATGGAAGACCGCTTCAATAATGCGTCCCTCATGCACCAAAACTTGGCCGGCGGTTTCTCGAACGGCTTGCTGGGTACTAGCCGCTTCTTTCTCCAGACCGCTATAGACCTGCCAAGAGGTGGTATCTCCCACATCAAAGACCGCATTGCCGCTGGTTTGTCGTTGATAGAGAGCGTAGCTACGAGCCGATACCGCTTGAGCCTTCAACGCTTCTAGAGGCCAACTAGTGGGCATTTCGGCACCCACAACGCTGTAGAGATATTCCTCTAGATCCACATAGTTCACCGCCGTGATGCCGCCACTGGTGGGCAAGACCAAGGTGCGCCCCCGGTACCATTTATCGCCGATATAAACAAAGCCATCTCCCTCTGGCTCCACCCAAACTTGCCCTGCCGTCCAGCGGTTGACCGTCACCCGCCCGCCGTTCGACTCTGCTACCAGAGCTCCCATAGCGGGAATTTCTGCCAAGACCTGTCCCGAGCCATCCCGGAGCACAGCGTTGGTCGAACTACCAATGGTCACTTGGCTGACATCTTGCTCGATCGCCACCCGCATTTCCAACGCTGCTAGGGCAGGTAAGGCCATGAGGGCAAAGTTGGCCATGGTGCCCACACCAACCAAGAGAGAAATCAGGCTCAGATGCCGTCCTAGGGTGAGAATAGGGGCCAAAAGGCGCTGGGGTGCGATCGCATTCAGTTTTAGGTTCATAGCAATCAGAGGAGACGATTTATTCACAACACAGACGAAAAACCCAACTCTTGATGGAGCAGTTGATCAGGTGAAGGCGTTTAATGTAGACCGGGCGATCGCTCATCGTCTTAGACCCGATTGAGCCTAGGACGTTGGCGGTCGATATTAACCATTGGATGACCAACAGTCTAGAATATCTGCCCCAATATAAACCAATTTTCCAGCGACTTGGGGAGGAATGCGGATAGGATGAAAAGGAATTTAGGTCGTAACCTGTTCATTGAGCATGACCACCGAGCGGTTTAGGCAGGGCGCGATCGTCGAACGACCCAGATCCAATCGAGATCTGCCTACTCCTCTGACGCATAGATCTCGTCTAGAAGTTCCTGCTGCCCCCCATCCAACCGACGGTTCTAGGTTGCTATCGATAGAAGTCCCTGACGAAGAGCATCAATATAAATCTATGGTAAGTTCTCGATCGCAGTCTCCAGCCATTGGTACGGTGAAAGGCCCCGGTGACGACGGCAACCAATATGTATTCATCACCAGCAATAATCGCCATGTCAAAATTGGTGAATTTGTCTACTACACCGTTCAACTACCGGGGCTGGATGGGACGGTGCGATCGCTGAACATTTTGGGCAAGATCTCGGCGCGATCGCTGATTGATCACTTACCCGATCGCATTTTTGCCGATACGGAAATTAGCCCGGAAACCATTGCGGCCCTAGTTGGCTTCTCCCATCCCAATCCCGAAATTTACCAAGTCACCGTCGATGTGGTGGGCTATTTTGATCCGCGATTGGGGTTCATGAATCCCCGCCGCACGCCGGATCCGGGGGAAAAGGTGTACTTAGCCCATGATGACTATCTGCGGGAAGTGCTGAACAAGCGTCAGCCCCAAGCGATCGGCTCTGCCCACATTGGTTCTCTCCTCCTGCGCGACCAAGGGGCCGTTCCCATTGCTCTCGATGTCAAAGAACTGGTGAGCACCCACATGGCGATTCTGGCGGGTACGGGGTCGGGCAAGTCTTACACCGCTGGCGTTTTAGTGGAAGAACTGCTGGCTCCCCATAATCGCGCCGCCGTTTTGATTTTTGACCCCCACGGGGAATATGGCACCCTGTCGGAACTGCGAGGACATCCAGCCTTCACCGCCGAGGATGGCTATGCTCCCAAAGTTAAAGTGCTGACGCCGGATGATGTGCGCATTCGCATTTCGTCGTTGGACTACTACGATTTCCTCACCCTGCTACCGGAAATGAGCGATCGCCAACAGGCCATCCTCAACAAAGCCTTTGCCCTAATCAAACGACACCGTCAAGGGCAATACCGCTGGGGCATTGGTGACTTGATTGAAATGGTGAAAGAGGCAGACACCAGCGTGGATGATGAGGGTAACGAAAAGCTAGGCTCCTCCGCCCCGGCGATTACGTGGAAGCTCGATCGCCTGGCCGACATGCCCTATTTTCATCCTATGGAACACCTGGCCCCCAAGGATTTGTTTGAACCGGGGCAGGTGACGGTTTTGCAAATGAACGAGGTGTCCCAAGAAGCCCAGCAGGTGATTTGTGCAGCGGTATTGCGCCAGTCCAACCAAGCCCGCATGAATACGCAAAAGGAATATATCCTGCCGGATGACGAAAACTACTTGCCCTATCCGGTCTTCATTTTGCTGGAAGAGGCCCACCGCTTTGCCCCTGCCCATGAACCCTCTCGCTGCAAGACGATTCTGCGCACAATTTTGAGTGAGGGACGTAAATTTGGTCTAGGCGTGGGGTTGATCACCCAGCGTCCTGGGAAAATCGACGCGGATGTCTTGTCTCAATGCATGAGCCAGTTTCTGATGCGCATCGTCAATCCGGTGGATCAGGAGAGCCTGAAGTATGGCGTGGAATCTGCTGGCCGCGACTTGTTGAAAGAACTGCCGGCCCTCACCAAGGGCCAGGTGATTATTTCTGGAGCCTGTGTGAATACACCCGTTCTATGCCAAGTGCGGCAGCGGCTTACCCAGCACGGCGGCGAGACCTTAGATGCACCTGCCGAATGGCAGAAACATTTTCAAGCCCATCGGCTGCGATCGCGTGCTGCAGAGCAAGCTCCTGTCGCTAGTCGTAAACGCCCGAATACGTTTAAAGGCGTGAGTATTGATTAAACCTAGGCAAGCCAACGACAGATCTAGAGCCAGCGAAAAAGGGAGATACATCTAAACATGTATCCCCCACGAGTTTGCCACGAACAATTGCAGGT contains:
- a CDS encoding SpoIID/LytB domain-containing protein; the encoded protein is MNKSSPLIAMNLKLNAIAPQRLLAPILTLGRHLSLISLLVGVGTMANFALMALPALAALEMRVAIEQDVSQVTIGSSTNAVLRDGSGQVLAEIPAMGALVAESNGGRVTVNRWTAGQVWVEPEGDGFVYIGDKWYRGRTLVLPTSGGITAVNYVDLEEYLYSVVGAEMPTSWPLEALKAQAVSARSYALYQRQTSGNAVFDVGDTTSWQVYSGLEKEAASTQQAVRETAGQVLVHEGRIIEAVFHSASGGYTENVEDVWTSYRPYLRAVQDFDQNAPVYQWTETFSADQLRARITGVGNILSLQPERRTNQGRIITMRVVGDAGTRTLSGNELRQALDLRSTLFEVTPSLPNVASTGNTVPVPTSFQVQGRGFGHGLGLSQWGAREMASQGQNYQQIVSHYYTGANLAVIQVE
- a CDS encoding DUF87 domain-containing protein; its protein translation is MVSSRSQSPAIGTVKGPGDDGNQYVFITSNNRHVKIGEFVYYTVQLPGLDGTVRSLNILGKISARSLIDHLPDRIFADTEISPETIAALVGFSHPNPEIYQVTVDVVGYFDPRLGFMNPRRTPDPGEKVYLAHDDYLREVLNKRQPQAIGSAHIGSLLLRDQGAVPIALDVKELVSTHMAILAGTGSGKSYTAGVLVEELLAPHNRAAVLIFDPHGEYGTLSELRGHPAFTAEDGYAPKVKVLTPDDVRIRISSLDYYDFLTLLPEMSDRQQAILNKAFALIKRHRQGQYRWGIGDLIEMVKEADTSVDDEGNEKLGSSAPAITWKLDRLADMPYFHPMEHLAPKDLFEPGQVTVLQMNEVSQEAQQVICAAVLRQSNQARMNTQKEYILPDDENYLPYPVFILLEEAHRFAPAHEPSRCKTILRTILSEGRKFGLGVGLITQRPGKIDADVLSQCMSQFLMRIVNPVDQESLKYGVESAGRDLLKELPALTKGQVIISGACVNTPVLCQVRQRLTQHGGETLDAPAEWQKHFQAHRLRSRAAEQAPVASRKRPNTFKGVSID